One bacterium DNA segment encodes these proteins:
- a CDS encoding NAD(P)/FAD-dependent oxidoreductase, translating into MLIKMRQEIFDVIVIGGGASGMMAAGRAAERGKRVLLLEKNKRLGEKLKITGGGRCNVTNAEFDTHKLLAHYGNGGRFLPSPFSQFGVESTFKFFESRGLPLVVEDRKRAFPKTQKALDIFRVLETYLRDGKVTVCTEAKTTRINTDGRKVLGVQCGSVSYTAGAIILATGGMSHAETGSTGDGFAWLRDLGHKVKAPTPTIVPLAVREAWVKALAGVTLKSMKITFSVEGKKQFSRTGSLLFTHFGISGPIILNSADKVGDMLQAGTATAIIDAFPELDLGALDERIRKAFDANKNRDLKNVFKEIAPPGTSTHLLKLLSKIDEKKKVHSVTKEERKLIARTLKALPLTITHLMGFDRAVVADGGVVLEEMDMKTMRSLLFDNLYITGDLLHVRRPSGGYSLQLCWTTGYVAGSHA; encoded by the coding sequence ATGCTGATAAAAATGAGACAGGAAATATTCGATGTCATTGTCATTGGAGGCGGGGCATCGGGCATGATGGCGGCCGGACGCGCGGCCGAAAGAGGCAAGCGCGTGTTGCTTCTGGAAAAGAATAAGCGTCTTGGTGAAAAACTAAAAATCACGGGCGGAGGCAGATGCAACGTCACCAACGCGGAATTTGATACGCACAAGCTTCTCGCGCACTACGGCAACGGCGGGCGTTTTCTGCCCTCGCCATTTTCGCAATTTGGCGTTGAGAGCACTTTCAAGTTTTTTGAATCGCGGGGGCTTCCGTTAGTTGTGGAAGACCGCAAACGCGCTTTCCCCAAGACGCAAAAAGCGCTTGATATATTCCGGGTGCTCGAAACATATCTTCGCGACGGTAAGGTGACGGTGTGCACGGAAGCGAAGACAACGCGTATTAATACGGATGGCCGGAAGGTTTTGGGCGTACAGTGCGGCTCGGTTTCGTATACAGCAGGAGCGATCATTCTTGCTACAGGCGGCATGTCGCACGCCGAGACGGGCTCAACGGGAGACGGCTTTGCGTGGTTAAGAGACCTGGGGCACAAAGTGAAGGCGCCAACGCCCACTATTGTGCCTCTGGCAGTCCGCGAGGCATGGGTGAAGGCGCTTGCGGGCGTAACGCTCAAATCCATGAAAATCACGTTCTCTGTGGAAGGCAAAAAACAGTTTTCGCGCACTGGCAGTTTGCTATTCACGCATTTTGGAATTTCCGGCCCCATCATATTAAATAGCGCCGACAAAGTAGGAGATATGCTTCAGGCAGGAACGGCAACCGCCATCATTGATGCATTTCCGGAGCTCGACTTGGGGGCGTTGGATGAGCGCATACGGAAGGCGTTTGATGCGAACAAGAACAGGGACCTGAAGAATGTTTTTAAAGAGATAGCGCCCCCAGGCACATCTACCCATCTTTTAAAACTTCTTTCCAAAATAGATGAGAAGAAAAAAGTACACAGCGTGACCAAAGAAGAACGAAAGCTGATAGCACGCACGCTGAAAGCCTTGCCGCTTACCATCACCCATCTTATGGGGTTTGACCGGGCTGTCGTGGCGGATGGAGGCGTGGTGCTGGAAGAGATGGATATGAAGACCATGCGCTCACTGCTTTTCGATAATCTCTACATCACCGGAGACCTTCTGCACGTGCGCCGTCCCTCCGGCGGCTACTCTTTGCAATTGTGCTGGACCACCGGATACGTGGCGGGCAGTCATGCCTGA
- a CDS encoding nucleoside 2-deoxyribosyltransferase domain-containing protein, translating into MLEIKPLQQIPETTDPKIFLAGSIEMDTAEHWQAMVVQKLTDEMVVLLNPRRDGWDATWEQRKDNPAFRAQVEWELDALAKSDHIVMYFDPNTKSPISLLEMGLYAQSGKLMVVCPDGFWRKGNVDIVCERYGIPQYSDLATAIDHIVSLVRA; encoded by the coding sequence ATGCTTGAAATAAAACCACTACAGCAGATACCGGAAACCACCGACCCCAAGATTTTTCTTGCAGGAAGCATTGAAATGGATACTGCGGAACATTGGCAGGCTATGGTCGTGCAAAAACTTACGGATGAAATGGTGGTTCTGCTGAACCCGCGGCGGGATGGTTGGGACGCAACCTGGGAACAGCGAAAAGACAATCCTGCTTTTCGCGCGCAAGTCGAGTGGGAACTTGATGCTCTTGCAAAAAGCGATCATATTGTCATGTATTTTGACCCGAATACCAAATCTCCCATTTCGCTTTTGGAAATGGGGCTCTATGCGCAAAGCGGCAAACTGATGGTCGTCTGTCCCGACGGCTTTTGGCGGAAGGGCAATGTCGACATCGTCTGCGAGCGGTACGGCATTCCGCAGTATTCGGACCTTGCCACTGCGATAGACCACATCGTGTCACTTGTCCGCGCATAA
- a CDS encoding ATP-binding cassette domain-containing protein, which translates to MAKNEVIMRFEEVSFERGPHKPILEGVSFSVRRGAKLTLMGQNGAGKSTLFHLITKELRPDRGKVIVDSELTVALAKQAMPHEYLKLTIREFFERSFPKKIYDIDPRIASALEAVNLSVPLERRITACSGGQQARLLLAAALIQEPDVLLLDEPTNNLDKAGIAHLTKFIIGYPNTCIVISHDADFLNAFTQGVLYLDVFTHFLENYIGNYFDVVAQIAVRIEKENSKNARLAKEAIEKKEKANFFAMKGGRLRLLAKRMREKAAELEEEQVDVRKEDKTIRPFAIPADIEVSGELLSVTSFSLMKNHKVVTKKTNISLRRNEHLLLIGPNGIGKSTLLESLAHGTAKGAHITSGVKVGYYRQDFSMLKPEDTVYQSLASATNEVDEEKLRSVAAGFLINSEAIKAKVGSLSEGQKGLVSLARLVLQKPGLLILDEPTNHMNFRHLPVIAKALDAYTGAMILVSHVPEFVSQIRIDQTLDLEA; encoded by the coding sequence ATGGCTAAAAACGAAGTTATTATGCGATTTGAAGAGGTCTCGTTCGAGCGAGGGCCACATAAACCCATTTTGGAAGGGGTGAGTTTTAGCGTGAGACGCGGCGCGAAGTTGACCCTGATGGGACAGAATGGGGCGGGCAAAAGCACGCTGTTCCATCTCATCACGAAAGAACTCCGTCCGGACCGTGGCAAGGTTATTGTGGACTCCGAACTTACTGTCGCCCTAGCAAAGCAGGCCATGCCGCATGAATATTTGAAGCTCACGATACGGGAATTTTTTGAGAGGTCGTTCCCAAAAAAAATATACGATATCGATCCGCGCATAGCCTCGGCGCTGGAGGCAGTGAATTTATCGGTACCCCTTGAGCGGCGGATTACGGCGTGCTCCGGGGGCCAGCAGGCGCGGCTGCTACTTGCCGCGGCACTTATCCAGGAACCGGATGTTCTGCTTTTGGACGAGCCGACCAACAATCTGGATAAGGCGGGCATTGCGCATCTCACCAAGTTCATTATTGGCTACCCCAACACATGCATTGTCATCTCACATGACGCTGATTTCTTGAATGCATTCACCCAGGGCGTGCTCTATCTGGATGTATTCACGCACTTTCTGGAAAATTATATTGGAAACTATTTCGATGTGGTGGCGCAAATAGCTGTGCGCATCGAAAAAGAGAACAGCAAGAATGCGCGACTTGCCAAGGAGGCAATAGAGAAAAAAGAGAAGGCAAACTTTTTTGCCATGAAGGGAGGACGATTGCGATTGCTTGCCAAACGTATGCGCGAGAAAGCCGCGGAACTTGAAGAAGAGCAGGTTGATGTGCGCAAGGAAGACAAAACCATCCGTCCCTTCGCCATTCCGGCAGACATTGAAGTTTCAGGGGAGCTTTTGTCGGTGACTTCGTTTTCTCTCATGAAAAACCACAAAGTGGTCACAAAGAAAACTAATATTTCGCTTCGCAGAAATGAACATCTGCTTCTTATAGGTCCCAACGGCATTGGTAAGTCCACTCTGCTTGAGTCTCTGGCGCACGGCACGGCAAAAGGGGCCCATATTACTTCGGGCGTGAAAGTGGGATATTACCGCCAGGATTTCTCTATGCTGAAGCCGGAAGACACGGTATATCAGTCGCTCGCGTCGGCAACAAATGAAGTGGACGAAGAAAAGCTCCGCTCCGTTGCCGCGGGATTTTTAATAAACTCGGAGGCCATTAAGGCCAAAGTAGGCAGTCTCTCGGAGGGCCAGAAAGGCTTGGTGTCGCTGGCACGGCTGGTACTGCAGAAACCGGGACTGCTTATCCTGGATGAGCCTACGAATCATATGAACTTCCGCCACTTGCCCGTTATTGCCAAGGCTTTAGATGCCTACACGGGAGCCATGATACTGGTAAGCCACGTACCGGAATTTGTGAGTCAGATACGTATTGACCAAACGCTCGACCTGGAAGCCTAA